A region of Gemmobacter sp. 24YEA27 DNA encodes the following proteins:
- a CDS encoding IclR family transcriptional regulator, with the protein MSQEDRQFVEAFARGLQLFEALSKQKKPMSNSDLSKSTGLPPSTISRLTYTAMRLGYLRHSETGRSYELTPKSLNLGYSVLTGFALIDRATPLLKVLAEKTGQTAALCVRDGMYLTFVQVVSGSDILAVRFAVGGRLPIATSAAGPAYLSILPEKERRQLASRIRGQLTQQNGNVTAFNAALEAACKDGVSFSRDTWRRGISAVSVGISTAHEQAAITVPFATGSISVANMRGIIAPILRETVQELL; encoded by the coding sequence ATGTCGCAGGAAGATCGTCAGTTTGTCGAAGCATTCGCCCGGGGGCTGCAGTTGTTCGAGGCGCTGTCTAAGCAGAAAAAGCCGATGTCGAACAGTGATCTGTCAAAAAGCACCGGCCTGCCGCCTTCGACCATCAGCCGGCTGACTTATACCGCTATGCGGTTGGGATATCTGCGCCACAGCGAAACCGGCCGCAGCTATGAGCTGACCCCGAAAAGCCTGAATCTCGGCTATTCGGTGCTGACCGGATTTGCCCTGATCGACCGTGCGACGCCATTGCTGAAGGTGCTGGCCGAAAAAACCGGCCAGACCGCGGCGCTTTGTGTGCGCGATGGCATGTATCTGACCTTTGTCCAGGTTGTGTCCGGCTCGGATATCCTGGCGGTGCGCTTTGCTGTGGGCGGGCGACTGCCGATTGCCACCTCGGCGGCCGGGCCTGCCTATCTCTCGATCCTGCCCGAGAAAGAGCGGCGCCAGCTTGCCAGCCGGATCCGTGGCCAGCTCACCCAGCAAAATGGCAATGTCACCGCCTTTAATGCGGCATTGGAGGCGGCCTGCAAGGATGGCGTCTCTTTCAGCCGCGACACCTGGCGCCGCGGCATCAGCGCGGTATCGGTCGGCATCAGCACCGCGCATGAGCAGGCCGCGATTACGGTGCCCTTTGCCACCGGGTCGATCTCGGTCGCCAATATGCGCGGCATCATTGCCCCAATCCTGCGCGAAACCGTACAGGAACTGCTGTAA
- a CDS encoding 3-hydroxyacyl-CoA dehydrogenase NAD-binding domain-containing protein — protein sequence MAAELALKIGVAGAGAMGAGIAETAAASGIAVILTDLRQGAAASAIAAILARAAKRVSSGKLSQGQYDALAGALIAADSPDALADCDLVVEAIIEDPAAKQALFARLEDLLAPRH from the coding sequence ATGGCAGCAGAACTCGCGTTGAAAATTGGTGTGGCCGGCGCCGGAGCGATGGGGGCGGGCATTGCGGAAACCGCCGCCGCAAGTGGCATTGCCGTCATCCTGACCGATCTGCGGCAGGGGGCTGCTGCCAGCGCCATTGCGGCAATTCTCGCCCGCGCTGCAAAGCGGGTCAGCAGCGGTAAGCTGTCCCAGGGCCAATATGACGCCCTTGCGGGCGCGCTCATCGCCGCCGACAGCCCGGACGCACTGGCAGATTGCGATCTGGTGGTCGAAGCGATCATCGAGGATCCCGCCGCGAAACAGGCTTTGTTTGCCCGGCTGGAGGATCTTCTGGCCCCGAGGCACTGA
- a CDS encoding PLP-dependent aminotransferase family protein — MDAGGLIPDDFRRLCEARAPHALYVTPSIDNPTTATLPEARRIAIAEIARKYSVAIIEDDPYAPLRAEQLPSFLTLAPDLTWHLATLSKSVTPALRVAYVVAPDPARALRLASILRATVLMAPPLLASLATRWLREGVVDEIAAAIRAENRIRQALAAKAFRGADFRADPEGHHLWLRLPPHWRATDFAEHADRAGVSIVPASAFATGEHASAHVRISLGVAPDRGVLEEGLQQLAGLMQRPAGAVRAVV, encoded by the coding sequence ATGGATGCCGGCGGGCTGATCCCCGATGACTTCCGCCGTCTGTGCGAGGCGCGGGCGCCGCATGCGCTCTATGTCACGCCCAGCATCGACAACCCTACGACCGCCACCCTGCCCGAAGCGCGGCGCATCGCGATTGCAGAGATCGCGCGCAAATACAGTGTCGCCATCATCGAGGATGACCCATATGCGCCTTTGCGCGCAGAACAGCTGCCGTCTTTCCTGACGCTGGCGCCGGATCTGACCTGGCATCTGGCCACCCTGTCGAAATCGGTCACGCCCGCGTTGCGGGTGGCCTATGTCGTGGCGCCCGATCCGGCGCGGGCCTTGCGACTGGCGTCGATCTTGCGGGCGACGGTCCTGATGGCGCCGCCGCTTCTGGCCAGCCTTGCGACCCGCTGGCTGCGCGAAGGCGTGGTGGATGAGATCGCCGCCGCGATCCGCGCCGAAAACCGCATCCGTCAGGCCCTGGCGGCCAAGGCCTTCCGGGGGGCCGATTTCCGCGCTGACCCCGAGGGCCATCACCTCTGGCTGCGCCTGCCGCCGCATTGGCGGGCGACGGACTTTGCCGAACATGCCGACCGCGCCGGTGTCTCGATCGTGCCGGCATCGGCCTTTGCGACCGGCGAACATGCCTCGGCGCATGTGCGGATCTCACTTGGTGTGGCGCCAGACCGGGGCGTGCTTGAAGAAGGGTTGCAGCAGCTGGCCGGGCTGATGCAGCGGCCAGCGGGGGCAGTGCGGGCCGTGGTCTGA
- a CDS encoding GntR family transcriptional regulator, with protein sequence MWTPWITDGARLKYLGIVEALEADIRAARIGPGERLPPQRSIAEQLGVDLTTVTRAFNEARRRRLVAAQAGRGTFVRDDPAEFFPDEPAPVLDLSMNIPPQPEGIDFRKLIPQGLAAILNGPRGGVSLQYQESSGGMADRIAATQWLSRCHGALTHDRVLVTAGAQSALFALTDLLVPRARISPPAR encoded by the coding sequence ATGTGGACCCCCTGGATCACCGATGGCGCGAGACTGAAATATCTCGGCATCGTCGAGGCGCTTGAAGCGGATATTCGCGCCGCAAGGATCGGGCCGGGCGAGCGGCTGCCGCCACAGCGCAGCATTGCCGAACAGCTGGGTGTGGATCTGACCACCGTGACCCGCGCCTTCAACGAAGCGCGCCGCCGAAGGCTTGTGGCGGCCCAGGCCGGGCGCGGGACTTTCGTGCGCGATGATCCGGCTGAATTCTTCCCCGACGAGCCCGCGCCGGTGCTGGATCTGAGCATGAACATCCCGCCTCAGCCCGAGGGGATCGATTTCCGCAAACTGATCCCGCAGGGACTGGCTGCGATCCTTAATGGCCCAAGGGGCGGGGTGAGCCTGCAATATCAGGAAAGCAGCGGCGGCATGGCAGACCGGATCGCCGCGACACAATGGCTCTCGCGGTGCCACGGGGCGCTGACGCATGACCGGGTGCTGGTCACCGCCGGGGCGCAATCGGCACTGTTCGCGCTGACCGATCTGCTGGTTCCCCGGGCGCGCATATCGCCGCCGGCGAGATGA
- a CDS encoding ABC transporter ATP-binding protein: protein MTDAPILEVNGFSVGFATPNGTVVATEDISFSVSSGEILAIIGESGSGKTVTSMGLARLISTPPAIYLGGTVSLRGLDLLGLSEKQMAEVRGRRIGTIFQNPRASLDPSFTIGAQLIETLRRHETGLSKAAAREAAILSLNQVGFNEADRVMASYPHQLSGGMCQRIALAMTLACKPEILIADEPTTALDVGVQARILLLLKRRSRSTGLPIVIITHDMGVVAAVATRVLVMYGGHIQESAPIDALLSDPKHPYTQALIAAIPDPDEPTAEWRSIEGEPPNLALAPKGCRFAPRCGRAEAICRAEVPDWRSLADERFVRCHFAEV from the coding sequence ATGACGGACGCACCCATACTTGAGGTGAACGGCTTTTCTGTAGGCTTTGCCACGCCAAACGGAACTGTCGTCGCAACTGAAGACATAAGCTTTTCGGTATCTTCCGGGGAAATTCTCGCCATCATCGGCGAGTCAGGTTCAGGCAAGACCGTGACCTCGATGGGGCTGGCCCGTCTGATCAGCACACCGCCGGCGATCTATCTTGGCGGGACAGTAAGTCTCAGGGGGCTTGATCTGCTGGGCCTCAGCGAAAAGCAGATGGCCGAGGTCAGGGGGCGGCGGATCGGGACGATTTTTCAGAACCCGCGCGCCTCGCTTGACCCTTCTTTCACCATTGGCGCACAGCTGATCGAAACACTGCGGCGTCATGAAACCGGGCTCAGCAAAGCTGCGGCCCGCGAGGCGGCCATCCTGTCGCTGAACCAGGTCGGCTTTAACGAGGCTGATCGTGTCATGGCAAGCTATCCGCATCAGCTGTCGGGCGGGATGTGCCAGCGGATCGCGCTTGCGATGACACTGGCCTGCAAGCCCGAGATTCTGATCGCCGATGAGCCAACCACCGCGCTTGATGTAGGGGTTCAGGCGCGCATCCTTTTGCTGCTGAAGCGACGCAGCCGGAGCACGGGGTTGCCGATTGTCATCATCACCCATGACATGGGCGTGGTTGCAGCCGTCGCGACACGGGTTCTGGTCATGTATGGCGGGCATATCCAGGAATCGGCGCCGATTGATGCGCTGCTGAGCGATCCGAAACACCCCTATACCCAGGCCCTGATCGCCGCGATCCCGGACCCCGACGAGCCGACGGCCGAGTGGCGGTCAATCGAGGGTGAGCCGCCGAACCTCGCCCTGGCGCCGAAAGGATGCCGGTTTGCACCCCGCTGCGGCCGCGCCGAAGCGATTTGCCGCGCAGAGGTTCCGGACTGGCGCAGCCTTGCCGACGAGCGCTTCGTCAGATGCCATTTTGCCGAGGTCTGA
- a CDS encoding oligopeptide/dipeptide ABC transporter ATP-binding protein — translation MKNLIEIRNLSKTFRVRRGSFLRRKISENPAVSDISINIRKGEILGCVGGSGSGKSTLGRMILRLIEADSGSITYDGADLRSFGPAELRLHRRRAQIVFQDPLQSLNPRRTVAENVARPLLNFGMRADEVQARVDEVLQLVGLDPGQAYRYPHEFSGGQCQRIAIARALTLEPEFLFLDEPVSALDVSIQAQILTLLRDLQVKLGLTFLFVSHDLKIVRQFCDRTMVMYRGKLLETGESDQVYRQPMHPFTQDFLGTVLHLKRDNRWEAAAERAEDLESAAPAMSGPCCPYVSNCQQRMPECARAMPALRTLHDQRSVACLLYPATA, via the coding sequence GTGAAAAACCTGATTGAAATCCGCAATCTGTCGAAAACCTTCCGCGTCAGGCGGGGCTCGTTCCTGAGGCGCAAGATCTCGGAGAACCCTGCGGTAAGCGATATTTCGATCAATATCCGCAAAGGCGAGATCCTTGGCTGTGTCGGCGGATCCGGCTCGGGGAAATCAACGCTGGGCCGGATGATCCTGCGTCTGATCGAGGCCGACAGTGGCAGCATCACCTATGACGGTGCCGATCTGCGCAGCTTCGGCCCTGCCGAGTTGCGGCTGCACCGGCGCCGGGCCCAGATCGTGTTTCAGGACCCGCTGCAATCGCTGAACCCAAGGCGGACGGTCGCCGAGAATGTGGCCAGGCCGCTTTTGAACTTCGGGATGCGTGCGGATGAGGTGCAGGCGCGGGTCGATGAGGTTTTGCAGCTGGTCGGGCTCGATCCCGGGCAGGCTTACCGCTATCCGCACGAGTTTTCCGGCGGGCAATGCCAGCGGATCGCCATCGCGCGGGCGCTGACGCTGGAGCCGGAATTCCTGTTCCTCGACGAGCCCGTCTCGGCGCTGGATGTGTCGATCCAGGCGCAGATCCTGACGCTGCTCAGGGATCTTCAGGTCAAACTCGGGCTGACATTCCTCTTTGTCTCGCATGATCTGAAGATCGTCCGGCAGTTTTGCGACCGCACCATGGTGATGTATCGCGGCAAGCTCCTGGAAACCGGCGAGAGCGATCAGGTGTACCGCCAGCCGATGCATCCTTTCACCCAGGACTTTCTGGGCACCGTGCTGCATCTGAAGCGCGACAACCGCTGGGAAGCGGCGGCAGAGCGCGCGGAAGATCTGGAATCGGCGGCCCCGGCCATGTCCGGCCCCTGCTGCCCCTATGTCTCGAACTGCCAGCAACGGATGCCCGAATGCGCCAGGGCAATGCCCGCGCTGAGGACCCTGCATGATCAGCGCAGCGTGGCCTGCCTTCTGTACCCCGCCACCGCCTGA
- a CDS encoding ABC transporter substrate-binding protein — MSIFVKGLRRGIASTALLGLMAGFSPALAESTIVMGVEADFSRMDPAAARTWNTFKVIRHVYETFVEEDLTKGGDAVPEIVPALAESWDISDDRRTYTFHLRKGVKFHDGSDWNADAAKFNLDRMTNPDFEYFVPASPGLMGWVWGDLESYAVVDPYTFTITLTQPNAEFLRRLTAGGSGSPRMVSPTAVATFGNDGIEQNPIGTGPFKFVERVPGERVTIARNPDYWNPERIPKTDRIILRAMPEVSTRELAIMSGEVDIIGTPSPDSIAMLEAQGLQLITGPSPMIYVMWFNTKDEIFKDVRVRKAACMAINREEMALYQRMGYAQPTWGVLNPGGPGYDPEFRDCDYDPEGAKALLAEAGYPDGLDTRMDWTFGGGADVNTKGDAEWLQRDWAKVGIRAKIEMFDNNAFWDMMSAGMRDGTGITSASWGKAPSPGLTSCSRPR, encoded by the coding sequence ATGTCAATTTTTGTCAAAGGCCTGCGGCGTGGGATCGCCTCCACCGCGCTTCTGGGTCTCATGGCCGGGTTCAGCCCGGCACTGGCTGAAAGCACCATCGTCATGGGGGTCGAGGCAGATTTCAGCCGCATGGATCCGGCAGCGGCGCGGACCTGGAACACCTTTAAAGTGATCCGCCATGTCTACGAGACCTTTGTCGAGGAAGATCTGACGAAAGGCGGCGACGCGGTTCCCGAGATTGTCCCCGCCCTGGCCGAGAGCTGGGACATCTCGGACGACCGCAGGACCTATACGTTCCATCTGCGCAAGGGCGTAAAATTCCACGACGGCAGCGACTGGAATGCCGATGCGGCAAAGTTCAATCTCGACCGCATGACCAATCCTGATTTCGAATATTTCGTGCCGGCCTCTCCGGGGCTGATGGGCTGGGTCTGGGGCGATCTGGAAAGCTACGCGGTCGTTGACCCCTATACGTTCACCATCACGCTCACGCAGCCAAATGCCGAGTTTCTGCGCCGTCTGACGGCGGGCGGGTCCGGGTCGCCGCGCATGGTCTCTCCGACGGCGGTGGCGACATTCGGCAATGACGGGATCGAGCAGAACCCGATCGGGACCGGGCCTTTCAAATTCGTCGAGCGGGTGCCCGGGGAACGCGTCACCATCGCAAGGAACCCCGATTACTGGAACCCGGAGCGGATCCCGAAAACCGACCGCATCATCCTGCGCGCGATGCCGGAAGTCTCGACCCGCGAACTCGCGATCATGTCCGGCGAGGTCGATATCATCGGCACACCCTCGCCGGATTCCATCGCAATGCTCGAGGCCCAGGGACTTCAGCTGATCACCGGGCCGTCCCCGATGATCTATGTCATGTGGTTCAATACAAAGGACGAAATCTTTAAGGATGTGCGGGTGCGCAAAGCGGCCTGTATGGCGATCAATCGCGAAGAAATGGCGCTTTATCAGCGCATGGGCTATGCGCAGCCGACCTGGGGCGTGCTGAACCCCGGCGGCCCCGGTTATGATCCGGAGTTCCGCGATTGCGATTATGATCCGGAAGGCGCGAAGGCGCTGCTGGCCGAGGCCGGCTATCCCGACGGGCTGGACACCAGGATGGACTGGACCTTCGGCGGCGGCGCCGATGTGAATACCAAAGGCGATGCGGAATGGCTGCAGCGCGACTGGGCAAAGGTCGGCATCCGCGCCAAAATCGAGATGTTCGACAACAATGCCTTCTGGGACATGATGTCGGCGGGGATGCGTGACGGCACCGGGATCACCTCGGCCTCCTGGGGGAAAGCACCTTCTCCTGGCTTGACCAGCTGCTCCCGACCACGGTGA